taagcaaataagatgtaaacatgacaaacatcacatgcaaatcataaagtgacgtgatatggccaatatcatcttgcgcctttgatctccatcttcgaggcgtggcatgatcacctttgtcaccggcatgacaccatgatctccatcatcatgatctccatcatcgtgtcttcatgaagttgtctcgccaactattacttctactactatggctaacggttagcaataaagtaaagtaattacatggcgttttcattgacacgcaggtcatacaataaattaagacaactcctatggcttctgccggttgtcatactcatcgacatgcaagtcgtgattcctattacaagaacatgatcaatctcatacatcacatatatcattcatcacatccttttgaccatatcacatcacatagcataccctgcaaaaacaagttagacgtcctctaattgttgttgcatgttttacgtggctgctatgggattctagcaagaacgtttcttacctacgcaaaagccacaacatgatatgccaatttctatttacccttcataaggacccttttcatcgaatccaatccgactaaagtgggagagacagacacccgctagccaccttatgcaactagtgcatgtcagtcggtggaacctgtctcacgtaagagtacgtgtaaggtcggtccgggccgcttcatcccacaatgctgccgaatcaagataagactagtaacggcaagtaaattgacaaaatcgacgtccacaactactttgtgttctactcgtgcatagaaactacgcatagacctagctcatgatgccactgttggggaacgtagcagaaattcaaaaaaattctacgcatcaccaagatcaatctatggagtaatctagcaccgaggggaaggggagtggatctacataccattgtagatcgcgatgtggaagcgttgcaagaacgcggatgaaggagtcgtactcgtagcgattcatatcgcggttgattccgatctaagcgccgaaccacggcgcctccgcgttcaacacacgtgcagcccggtgacgtctcccacgccttgatccagcaaggagagagggagaggttggggaagactccgtccagcagcagcacaacggcatggtggtgatggaggagcgtggcactccagcagggcttcgccaagcactgcgagagacgaggagggagaggggtagggctacgccaaagagagaggaagtctcatgtccatggcagccccaaaacccccactatatataggggagggggaggggctgcgcccccatctagggttcccccccccccaaggggtgcagccagccctagatgggacttggaggggcggccaagggggaagagagggggcgcaccactaggtgggccttaggcccatcttagcctagggtttcccccttcccccttccctgcgccttgggccccttgtgggaggcgcaccagcccacctaggggctggtcccttcccacacttggcccacgcagccctctgaggccggtggccccacctggtggacccccgggaccctcccggtggtcccggtacgttaccgatagcacccaaaacttttccggtgaccaaaacaggacttcccatatataaatctttacctccggaccatttcggaactcctcgtgatgtccgggatcccatccgggactccgaacaacattcggtaaccacgtatatctattccctataaccctagcgtcatcgaaccttaagtgtgtagaccctacgggttcgggaaccatgcagacatgaccgagacgttcttcggccaataaccaacagcgggatctggatacccatgttggctcccacatgttccacgatgatctcatcggatgaaccacgatgtcggggattcaaccaatcccgtatacaattccctttgtctaccggtatgttacttgcctgagattcgatcgtcggtatcccgataccttgttcaatctcgttaccggcaagtctctttactcgttccgtaacacatcatcccgtaatcaactccttggtcacattgtgcacattatgatgatgtcctactgagtggcccagagatacctctccgtttacacggagtgacaaatcccagtctcgattcgtgccaacccaatagacactttcggagatacctgtagtgcacctttatagccacccagttacgttgtgacgtttggtacacccaaagcattcctacggtatccgggagttgcacaatctcatggtctaaggaaatgatacttgacattagaaaagctcttagcaaacgaactacacgatcttgtgctaggcttaggattgggtcttgtccatcgcatcattctcctaatgatgtgatcccgttatcaacgacatccaatgtccatggtcaggaaaccgtaaccatctattgatcaacgagctagtcaactagaggcttactagggacatggtgttgtctatgtatccacacatgtatctgagttttctatcaatataattttagcatggataataaacgattatcatgaacaaggaaatataataataaccaatttattattgcctctagggcatatttctaacaaggGGGtgcgtgacagatgaacggacagcgtattcggattcgtctcgtcgttctgagcaactttcatgtataaaaatttttcatccgagttacggattattttctatgatttttcaaagatttaaacaatattctgaaaaTCCCTAAAATTTTGCTAAGTCCGAGAATTCGTCAGTTTTAAACATCTTTTAGCTGTTTTCAAAAGGCTACAACTATGGATCTGTACCTCCTATGATTTTGTGCCTTATATCAATTTTGAGCATTTTTCTGCAATCTACATGTTAGTATCAATTACATTCATATTAGAGTTCATTTGCTTGATCATCAACAGCTTTAAAGTAGCTATGAAATTAAAGCTATTTTCAGCTTTTCTATTAACAGAACATTGGAATTTATGATTTTTTGTAGGAATTAATCCATACATCAaaaggatttggtccagtgggataaaatggagtttgtcatgAATGCCTCCTACTCATATTATTTTTCACCCATGTTAACCGCTGTTTAGACATTGTTTAGAGGATGTACAGAGGGTCAGACAATGTCAAATTAGAAAAGCTAGCActagctacagtaactgaatgttactatAGCCGTGTAGCATAGCAGCAGGCAGCTGCGGGAGCAGGAAAGCAGCAGCGAAGCGAGCGGCGTGCACGCGGCCGCGCGTGTTGGGCGCAGGGCGGGACGGACGCGGGGCGTGGGTGTGCGCCGGAGACGAGCTGCGGCACCTACAGAGGACGGCCGAGGCAGGGCTTGCGCGCGGCAGGGGCGCGTGGGGCGTGGTGCAGGAAGCAGCAGCAATGGCTGCACGCAGTAGCAACGCAGCAGTAGCGGCGGCGGCAAGGCATGGACAGCACGGCAGCGGGCGGGTGGCACCAGGCGCAGGCCGTGGCAGGGGCGGCTCGGCGCGCATGCACTGAGCACGGCCCGGGCGCGCGCAGGGTGGATCGGGAGGCGGCGCGATGTGGGCGTGGATGCGGACCGCGTGGTCGGGGCCGCGGGCAAGCAGGGGCTCGGGCGCGGTGAGGTGAGCGTAGGCTCGAACGGCGACCGAACATGGCATCTACGACGAGGGGACGACGGAGAAACAGGGGGAAGGATCCGGGGCTCACCGCGGGGGACAAGGTGGCCCTTCGACGGCTTAGTAGCTGCAGGGCGGCGCCGGAGccgtggaagatggcggcgatcGTAGCGGACGGAGGTGATGGCCGACGTGGAGGAGCGGCGTCGATCTCGACGTTGAGGCGGTCTGCTGCTCGAGGCCGTGGTCGAGGTGACGGCGGACGGCGACGGGGACAAGCACGGTGGCTTCGGGCGTCCACGGGCACGGCGACGTCGACGAGGAAGAGTAGATGGGGGCGTCGTCACGGGGCCGTTCGGCGTCGTGTGGCTCGACGGGGAGGGGTAGACGACGTAGGCGAGGAAGAGGGAGCTCCTAGATGCCCTGCTGCAGCCCGGGGTGGCGCCGGAGCATGCTGACGGTGGTGGCGCGACGAGCTCCCGACTCGAGTGCGGTGGATCTGGAGGgaggaacgagagggagaggaagTGGGGGAGGACTAGGGTTCGACCCGGGGGTTTTGTAGGGGGGGCGCGACCGATGGCCGCCACGCACGGCCTGGCGTGGCCATGgccggcggatggccgccacgcccTCCCCTGTCCTCTGTGGCGTGAGGAGGGGATGGGTGaggtggctgggccggcctgtttgCTAGACGAGCCATAGTGCCTAGTAGAATAGGCCTTTTAccctttttatttttatgttttatttatttCTTTACTACTTTGCATTTTACTTGAGCTACTAAATTAGTTTTGTTTACTACAAAACTTGGTACAAAAAATTCAAGGCAATAACCAGGGTTGATACAAAAAGTTTCAAAGCATTTGGGAGTGTTCAACTATTTTTAGAAATAAATTTCCAAGAGCATTTTGGGAACTCAaatgaggttggttccaacatgacaaatattcaggaattatttgccacgctttgaacattttattttgcatgtttgagaaatttgaattttggtcTTTAGTTCGAACTTGAATTTGGATTGTGATTTGGATCAtccgaggattagcaacagtaagagtggtgatgtggcaccattaatttgggattactgtagcttaattatccgggcgtcacaaaaggtgacctactgtgacaaacatgtattatcacggaagtgttttttttgtagtgcctcatCCTGCTCAAgctgatttttttttcttctttctataTTTTCCATTCGCTATCATGTGGAAGAACTGGGTGTTATCATCACCTTGGACGACCTTTGTCACCTTAGCTCTAAGAGCCCATATGATCTCTTCTTCTCTAAGAAGAGCACACGGCTTATGCTCAACCTCATTCTTAACCGCTTGATCCGACACATTAAGAATGTTAGACTCAGCCTTTAGGTCTAACTCATTTATAAGTCGTATAAGTCTCTCTTTTTCCACCTTGTATAAACCGCTCTGATTTTTGGCCCATCCCCTAAAGAACTAGCGCAAATGTCAAATTTTATTTTGCTATCTTTCAACACCGGAAATCCCACCTGACTCCTTGGCCCATTCTCTAGCAATGAGTTCCATGAATCCTTCCCTCTCGAACCAACCTAGCTCGAATGAGAAAATGTTTTTATTTCCCACATGGGTCGCTTCCCCAGAATCGACTAGCAACGGTGTATGATTAAAGATTGCTCTCTGAAGCGCACACACAGTTACCAagaaacttctgttcccactctACACTGATGAGCACCCGATCCAACTTCTCATAAGTCGGTTCAGGTAGTGTGTTTGCCCATGTGTACTGTCTGTCAGCGAGGCCAATCTCCCTCAGATTGAGACTCTCAGTGATCATATTAAACATGAACTAGATCATTGACAGCGTGCGTTGTTGCGCCCGTCTATTTTGACTCATAGTTGTTACGGATATGAAGTAATTTATATACATTTGTATGCAACGGTATGAAGTATTGTGTTTTTTTTTGTGGCTTGTTTTTATTACCTTCATTTTCCATTTCCAAAATATGGGTATGTAAATGAAGAGGAATCTGACTGGTTAGCAAGAAAGTAGTGTGGCACGCATTGTTATGCCATGAAATATGAAAAATTAAGTACCAAAAATGTTTTTATCTTTTAGGAACATCAACAAATTTAACTTTCTGGATTAAGAAAACATAGCACGGATCGCTACTTGTTCTTACAAGAATAACAAACAAAACATATGGAGCAGTAAATATCTTTTCTTCAGCTGTAAGACCTGTCACTATATGATATAAAATGAACACAGAGCGTCCACAAAGAACTTTAGAACAAAATGGGCTAACTTTGAGAAGAAGGAACTCAAGATTTAAGGGCATAACCCAACTATATGATATGTAATGTTTATAACGTTGAATAATGCCCTTGCAGGTTCTCATGATCTCTTTCAAGGCTGCTTATATCCTGATATTTGAAGCATGATTCAAACCCCATATTTAAATCTACATGAGAATTTCCTTAAATCAGTAAATGTTATTTTGAGATTTCCCAATATAAGCTACTCTATTGTGGGACGGAAGGAGTATGTCTAAATTCATAATAATTCTACATTGTCGAAATTTATCTCCCAGCTATATCCATCCATACTGCTACCCAGCCATTCCTCTCGGTCAGCATACATTTCACAATCTTGGACCCCTTGTTTGCTGTTAAGAACCCATGAATTGCCATCTTCACCGTCCTGCAGGATATATGGACTAGTTTATTCAAAGAAGGTGAAGCTGAACAACATCCCTACCAAAGCCAAGATATTATGAACCATAGAAGAGATCTGTAATATCTGCAACTCCTATTACTCCACGTCCCGTGTCAGCATTATGCATTTGACCTCCAACTCGTTTGTAAGACTAAGAACACAAAAATCAAATGTTAGAAAAAGCATGCATATGTGAAGAGGCAAGAATATTCACACTTAAGGTATGGAAGTACTGTAAAGTGTAAAATACATGTAAATTGTTAAAGGTGCAAATGGCTTCATGCAACGAAACAAACATTTGTTGTTTGTAAGGTACAACTAATACAATGAACATGAAAATTCTCAACCTTCCTGCAACACACATGGGGTTAACTACACACTCCTACCCACCACAGCTCGCAATGCCAGAAAGAAGGGTACTCTAATGGAGTAAAAGCACTGCAGCCTATGAGCACCACAAAGGCTCAGTTTGTGGTAGCTTAACTTGTTTTATAATTAATATATATACTGTGGTAACAGCCACGAAACAAAGGTGGTTGGACAAACGGGCATCTAGCTAGCTGAAGATGGTCAAGTTAGTCATTTAATACAATGACATCTAATCCCACCTCTATTAGTCGACCACATCAATACAAGAAAACCCCACAGTTCGTTCTGTCCCATTCTGCTTTGCCCATTCCAATAGTCAACTGAATGGTCCTTCCCGCAATGTCACCAGAAATCACTGAAGTCGTGTTAAGGGTCTTGCCCAAAGGGCGCGCTTTGACCTAGAAACAACATAAACTGTAAACAGGGATATATTTTGCCCAACAATATAAAGATATATGACATGTGCATTTACCTGAGACCCCCTTGGACtgttattttcattcgaggattcCGGAAGATAACTTCAATAATCAATACAAGAGTGAAGTGAATAGTCCAATGAGACCTACATACTATAATTAATCAACAAGTCAAGCCATGCCACGTTTTTAGAATTTCCATAAAGCAAAGTGCATGCAGACAGAAGAAACCAGAACAACGAAATTGAGAAGACTAAGTTCGACGTCACAAAGTCATGCATGGCATTAGAGTACTTAATGTGTGTGAAGCTAGTTAACTACATGCTCATCAAGCCCCCAAATATCAACTTTAAAGCTATAAATATTAAATTCATTTATCTCAAATTGAGCCTAGAAGTTTATTTCTTGTGTCAAGAGCAAAAGTAGAACACACACCTGGACGTGATCTGACTATTTTTGACCAGATTAATATGTCTCTATGAACTTCGTCTGTGGGGTTTTCATCAGTCCTCCCTGAGTTCCAGTCCAAGGTGTAGTCTTTACCCCACCTATCTAAATTCCATATATAAATCTGTGTTCCAGTACCTTCTTCACCAAATAAACCTAGCTTTCCTCCAATGAAATATACATTTAAGGGAAAGAATTCTTTGATAGCATTCAAGTTATATTCTGCAGTAGCTTAAGACTGGACACTCAAATCAACATCCATTTATTGTCCTTCCTTGCGATAGGTCACAACAGGGATCTCAAGATTCTGTAGCAAATCAAAATTTACCTGATACGCAAAATAGTAAACCCATACTATCCTCTATGTTGTTGCAAACACATACTGATTTATGAGTGTCGCCCATAGAATGAACTATGCTGGATTGTTGCATGAGAAAAGTATGAATCAGACTGTTCTTATTTGCGGAAATACTTTAGAGATATAAGGAATTTACTGAAGATGTGCAGCGCAATGCAAGTACCCTGAATCTGAAAAGGCTGTGACTTACCACGGCCGATGCATGAAATCCGGTTGTAGCTGAGGTTGAGCGCGCACAACTTCGTCAGTTCCCGGAGCCTCTCAACATGATCTTGTTCAGCGACAGATCCAGCGAGTACAGACCCTTCGGCAGCGATCTGGATGAGATATGAACTACATGAACATGACACCCAAATTCAGCAAGAGAAGCTGTGCTATCTAGTTACTGAAAGTCTGAAAGTACAACTATCTGGTATAGTAGAAATTGACAATGTTTGATCGACCTTACTGGCTTATAGTGACAGTGCTTACCGATGCCGTAGAGGTTGACTGCGCGCAGGTCGGAGAAGGGCATGATCATCAGCATGACCTTCAGGCCCATCCCAGAGGTGTGCACCGTGGAGGAGAAGCCGTTGAGGGACTGAACGATGATGTTGGCTTGGCGACGTCGGCGGCGGCCGCGCAACCCCGGCCCCGACGGGACAAGGCCGTACCACGCAGTCGGCGAGGTCCAGGATCTGGTCGTTGCcaccttcgtcctcctcctcggcgatGCGGAGGTACCGTCCGCCGGAGTGCCTTCATCGCTCAGGCTCGCCGACCAGGGCTGGTGTAGGTTGCGGTGGCTCTAGAGGAAGAGCCGCAACCACAGCTTCCGGTTCCGCGACGGCAGCACCCGGCTGGACGATCGCCGACCGATCCGTTCCTCTCCCCTCGAGGCGCGCGATGGGATCGATCCCCTCGCTCCTAGTCCTCTGTATCGAGCGCCGCTTCGATCCCCTCCAGCGAGACGTTTTTTACGAGCGCGAGCGACCCTCGGTTAGACAATGGGCTCGCTGAAGGCCCTGTTTACCAGAGGGCTTCCTTTCGGCCTGTGGAGCAGCAGCCCACACCCCCACAGGACAGCTGGGCCAGTGCGGGAGCGATGGCTATACACAGCGATCCGACGGCCAAAAACGTCCTGATCGCGAAAACGGACGGTGGAAAACCCAAATCGCTGTGGGGGCTCGCTCTGCCCATAGGACAGCAGGCCCAGTATTACCACATGCGGGATAGATTGCTTTACAGGGAGATTCAACGACCAGAAACACTGAGATCGTGAAAACGGACGGTTAAAAATGCAAATCGTTGAGAAGGCTCGCTTTAGACTCGGTTTTACTGTCCTTAATGACCATCTTACGTCGAAGTTGTCAttatttttcttctctctctttctaatgATATTGAAGTCTTCCCCCACAAGGATAGGCAACCTTTCATCCCCATAGATCCTCACCATGTCTGCAAAGAAGTTAGGTTTAAGTTCTGGTTGAGCCGCACCATATACAGCCATCAAAACCCATCTGAATATGTCAACTTTCGACCTCACACAAAATTTAACGGCAAAATTCCCATGGACCACATTTATTACTTCGAGCGATTCACACTTAACCCCAAGAAGTATCCCTCCAGATCGACCTCTTGGGGGCAAgcaatgccaatcgaaatcaaCCCCTCCTGAAATGGTTTTGAGGAATTTTGACGTGAAGTTATCTCTACTTGTCTCAAGCGGGGCAATAAAATCAAGTTGTTGCTCTACCGACGTTTCTGCAAGgaatcttcttttagccaagtctgttagacctctgctattccaaaagatcccTTTCATTTTTcatcataatttttttcttttatttgacTCTCGCACTCCTACGAATTGCCGATGTGCGGTAAACCTTCCTCTTCCAGGATCGTTTTGGTTTATCCTGCACAACAGCCTCGTCCTCATGATTAATCACCGGATGAGCGGAAACCTCTGGTTGCAAAGGGGCCACATACCCCTCTGAAACAGTATCCATCTCATCATTCTCTAACTCCTCGTTCTCTATCCCCGTAGTGGGAACAAGATCTTCGCACAGACTCTGTAGTGTTGTAATACCTAGACTATTAATATCATTATCATTCATAGGTTTCACCGTCGTGATATTTTGAATCAAATCCAAAGCTCTTTTTCTGCGAATGAATTCAAGCTTGATATGTGAAGAAATACTATTCTTAAACCTCTGGAAGCAATGTTTTTTCAATTGATATATGTACTGTTTTGTCGCTCAATATATTTGTCTGATGTAGGAGAACCAAAACTACTAGATTTTGATGAATTTATCAGTTTACACAACCACCAATTGATAAACTGCGGTAAAATAAGGAAAAATGTGTGCCTTACGATCGGAAGGTCAAACAACTAACCAAGTACAATCAACAGGAGAAACCAAGATTGCACAAGGTGACATATGTGCTTATGATTTTAGTGCTTAGAGAGGTTGTTGGAGGCTCATTGTGTGTCGCCTTCAGAGTTCTCTGTGTTTTCTCTAAAAATTCTAGCATATAAGAACACACTTATGATCAGGCTTTGGTGATTTATCT
This region of Triticum aestivum cultivar Chinese Spring chromosome 2D, IWGSC CS RefSeq v2.1, whole genome shotgun sequence genomic DNA includes:
- the LOC123055752 gene encoding uncharacterized protein, which produces MFESYRFACEICLARWRYRQHQAGLEAAYKEFDKAADEVRGKTENKSLCEDLVPTTGIENEELENDEMDTVSEGHSGGRYLRIAEEEDEGGNDQILDLADCVVRPCPVGAGVARPPPTSPSQHHRSVPQRLLLHGAHLWDGPEGHADDHALLRPARSQPLRHRSYLIQIAAEGSVLAGSVAEQDHVERLRELTKLCALNLSYNRISCIGRDRWGKDYTLDWNSGRTDENPTDEVHRDILIWSKIVRSRPVCRSHWTIHFTLVLIIEVIFRNPRMKITVQGGLRSKRALWARPLTRLQ